From a region of the Agrobacterium larrymoorei genome:
- a CDS encoding PLP-dependent aminotransferase family protein has translation MGDITEARWLAEKITNKTIRGIALETSALVRAGVLPVGTRLPAIRDLAYELGVSPATISEAWSELRQQKIVSGRGRNGTWVCAERFVAKPERLASAGHYGANVLDLSMAVPDQTLLPPLAKAMVHATSVGDLNSYERSRIVPELRDALAGDWPYDAEAFLAINGGYNGVYTTIRALVRPGSVVAVEHPTAMRLLDILEDLGVKIVPILSDSQGPLPASLRQAMAERPAAFLFQPRLHSVTGQTVTPERMQALGDVLADGDTLIIEDDGIADISVSKPVSLGARFPDRTVRILSFSKTLGPDLRLAVLSGSKAIVEQIQSYRAFSAGWTSRVLQAAVAWLIKDEETSQIVASARAAYQERRDALARELLERGVKTMPGSGLCLWVPVESESFAMVTLAARNIAVVPGNKFSVLPSAHIRVATSKLSSGHAQVAESIALAHRI, from the coding sequence GTGGGCGACATTACCGAGGCTCGATGGCTTGCCGAAAAAATAACCAACAAGACGATCCGCGGTATTGCGCTGGAAACCAGCGCGCTGGTGAGAGCCGGTGTTCTGCCGGTCGGAACGCGGCTGCCTGCCATTCGTGATCTGGCTTACGAGCTTGGGGTCAGCCCCGCCACCATTTCCGAAGCCTGGAGCGAACTTCGCCAGCAGAAGATCGTCAGCGGTCGTGGGCGTAACGGGACTTGGGTCTGTGCGGAACGCTTCGTTGCGAAGCCGGAGCGTCTGGCAAGTGCCGGTCATTATGGCGCCAATGTTCTCGATCTTTCCATGGCGGTGCCGGATCAAACATTGCTGCCGCCGCTTGCCAAGGCGATGGTGCACGCCACCTCGGTCGGCGATCTGAACAGCTATGAGCGCAGTCGGATCGTTCCTGAACTTCGAGATGCGCTTGCTGGCGACTGGCCTTATGACGCCGAAGCCTTTCTGGCGATCAATGGCGGATATAATGGCGTCTACACCACCATCCGCGCGCTCGTGCGACCGGGATCGGTCGTTGCCGTCGAACATCCCACCGCCATGCGCCTTCTGGACATTCTCGAAGATCTCGGCGTGAAAATCGTACCCATCCTTTCGGACAGCCAAGGGCCCTTACCCGCCTCGCTGAGACAGGCCATGGCCGAGCGGCCCGCCGCCTTCCTCTTCCAGCCGCGACTGCATTCGGTCACGGGGCAAACCGTTACGCCTGAGCGGATGCAGGCGCTGGGCGATGTTCTGGCCGATGGCGATACGCTGATTATCGAAGATGACGGTATTGCGGATATTTCAGTCTCAAAGCCGGTGTCTCTCGGTGCACGCTTTCCGGATCGAACGGTACGCATTCTGTCTTTTTCGAAGACACTGGGGCCGGATCTGCGGCTGGCGGTGCTTTCCGGCTCGAAGGCTATCGTGGAGCAGATACAATCTTACCGCGCCTTCAGTGCAGGGTGGACAAGCCGGGTTTTGCAGGCTGCCGTTGCCTGGCTTATCAAGGATGAAGAAACGTCGCAGATCGTGGCAAGCGCTCGCGCAGCCTATCAGGAACGGCGCGATGCACTGGCGCGCGAACTGCTTGAGCGGGGTGTGAAGACCATGCCGGGTAGCGGCCTTTGCCTCTGGGTGCCGGTGGAGTCTGAATCTTTCGCGATGGTGACGCTGGCGGCTCGAAACATTGCCGTCGTGCCCGGCAACAAGTTTTCCGTCCTGCCCAGCGCTCATATCCGCGTGGCCACCAGCAAGCTTTCGTCCGGTCACGCGCAGGTAGCCGAGTCCATCGCACTCGCTCATCGCATCTAG
- a CDS encoding ribonuclease activity regulator RraA translates to MTDYVLSDATRAKYKKISTASIATALFKRGLRNQFIQGVVPVAPKSETMVGQAFTLRYIPAREDRNPITVFRNADHPQRVAMETCPPGHVLVMDARKDARAATAGSILITRLALRGAAGVVSDGGFRDAEGIGALDMPAYYAKPSAPTNLTLHEALDINVPIACGDVAVFPGDVLVGDKDGVMVIPAHLSEELADECAGMESFEDFVLEQVKKGEAIIGLYPCTKEEHQKNYEEWRKETGR, encoded by the coding sequence ATGACCGATTATGTGCTGAGCGACGCGACGCGGGCGAAATACAAGAAGATTTCCACCGCTTCCATTGCGACCGCTCTCTTCAAGCGCGGCCTGCGCAACCAGTTCATTCAGGGCGTGGTGCCGGTTGCGCCGAAGTCCGAAACGATGGTGGGGCAGGCTTTCACGCTGCGCTATATTCCAGCCCGAGAAGACCGCAACCCGATTACCGTGTTCCGCAACGCCGACCATCCCCAGCGGGTTGCCATGGAAACCTGCCCGCCTGGCCATGTTCTGGTGATGGACGCTCGCAAGGATGCGCGTGCGGCAACCGCGGGCTCCATTCTCATCACGCGGCTGGCGCTGCGCGGCGCTGCGGGCGTCGTGTCCGATGGCGGCTTTCGCGATGCCGAAGGCATCGGCGCACTCGACATGCCCGCCTATTACGCCAAGCCTTCCGCACCGACGAACCTGACCTTGCATGAAGCGCTCGACATCAACGTGCCGATCGCATGCGGCGATGTCGCGGTCTTCCCCGGCGATGTGCTTGTGGGCGACAAGGACGGCGTCATGGTCATCCCCGCGCATCTTTCGGAAGAACTCGCAGACGAATGCGCCGGCATGGAAAGCTTCGAGGACTTCGTGCTGGAGCAGGTGAAGAAGGGTGAAGCAATCATCGGCCTTTACCCCTGCACCAAGGAAGAGCACCAGAAGAACTACGAGGAATGGCGCAAAGAGACCGGCCGCTGA
- the araD gene encoding L-arabinonate dehydratase, whose amino-acid sequence MTEHKTTELKTTERKTPETLRSARWFAPDDLRSFGHRSRMMQLGYAEEDFRDKPVIGILDTWSELNTCHSHFKERVQDVKRGVSQAGGFPVQMPSLSVDESFTKPTSMLYRNMLAMETEEMIRSHPLDGVVLMGGCDKTTPGLVMGAISAGIPMIYLPAGPMLRGNYAGKILGSGSDAWKYWDERRAGNISDEEWLGVQGGIARSAGTCMTMGTASTMTAIADAMGLTLPGASSIPAVDANHQRMSASCGRRIVDMVWEDLTPDRIITDAACRNAAIIAMATGCSTNAVVHLIAMARRAGVNLTLDDLDALGRVTPLIANVRPSGKDYLMEDFYYAGGLRALMKQMEDRLELSALTVTGKTMGENLEGAEVYNDDVIRPLSNPVYHEGSLAVLRGNLCPNGAVIKPAACDPKYHVHQGPALVFDSYPEMKKAVDDENLDITPDHVMVLRNAGPLGGPGFPEWGMLPIPKALIKKGHRDMLRISDARMSGTSYGACVLHVSPESYVGGPLALLKTGDIVRLDLPNRSLDMLVDEAELARRKAEWVAPEPRFQRGYGWMFSRHVTQADLGCDFDFLETGFGKSAGEPDIY is encoded by the coding sequence ATGACAGAACACAAGACGACAGAACTTAAGACGACAGAACGTAAGACACCTGAAACGCTTAGAAGCGCGAGATGGTTTGCGCCGGATGACCTTCGCTCCTTCGGCCACCGCTCCCGCATGATGCAGCTTGGTTATGCCGAAGAGGATTTTCGCGACAAGCCCGTCATCGGTATTCTCGATACGTGGTCGGAGCTGAACACCTGCCACTCCCACTTCAAGGAGCGGGTTCAGGATGTGAAGCGCGGCGTTAGCCAGGCGGGCGGCTTCCCGGTTCAGATGCCGTCGCTTTCGGTGGATGAGAGCTTCACCAAGCCGACGTCGATGCTCTACCGCAATATGCTGGCCATGGAGACGGAAGAGATGATCCGCTCCCACCCGCTGGACGGCGTCGTGCTGATGGGCGGTTGCGACAAGACCACGCCCGGCCTCGTCATGGGCGCGATCTCGGCGGGCATTCCGATGATCTACCTTCCCGCTGGCCCTATGCTGCGCGGCAATTATGCGGGGAAGATCCTCGGTTCCGGCTCCGATGCCTGGAAATACTGGGATGAACGCCGCGCAGGCAATATTTCCGACGAGGAATGGCTCGGCGTTCAGGGCGGCATCGCCCGCTCGGCAGGCACCTGCATGACGATGGGAACGGCCAGCACCATGACGGCGATTGCCGATGCCATGGGCCTGACGCTGCCCGGTGCATCTTCGATACCCGCCGTCGATGCCAACCACCAGCGCATGTCCGCTTCCTGCGGGCGTCGCATCGTGGATATGGTGTGGGAGGATTTGACGCCGGACCGTATCATCACCGATGCGGCCTGTCGCAACGCGGCGATCATCGCCATGGCAACCGGCTGCTCCACCAATGCCGTTGTGCACCTGATCGCGATGGCGCGCCGCGCGGGCGTGAACCTCACGCTGGACGATCTCGACGCGCTGGGGCGCGTGACGCCGCTGATTGCCAATGTCCGGCCATCGGGCAAGGACTATCTGATGGAAGACTTCTATTATGCGGGCGGCCTGCGCGCGCTGATGAAGCAGATGGAAGACCGTCTCGAACTTTCCGCCCTGACGGTAACCGGCAAGACGATGGGCGAAAATCTGGAAGGCGCGGAAGTCTATAATGACGATGTCATTCGCCCGCTGTCGAACCCGGTCTATCATGAAGGCTCGCTTGCCGTGCTTCGCGGCAATCTCTGCCCCAACGGCGCCGTCATCAAGCCTGCCGCCTGCGATCCGAAATATCATGTCCATCAGGGCCCGGCACTCGTCTTCGACAGTTACCCGGAGATGAAGAAGGCCGTGGATGACGAGAACCTCGATATTACGCCTGATCATGTCATGGTGCTGCGCAATGCAGGGCCGCTGGGCGGACCGGGCTTTCCCGAATGGGGCATGCTTCCCATTCCCAAGGCGCTGATCAAAAAGGGCCATCGCGATATGCTGCGCATTTCCGATGCCCGCATGTCCGGCACCTCCTATGGCGCCTGCGTCCTGCATGTTTCTCCTGAGAGCTATGTCGGGGGACCGCTGGCACTTCTGAAGACCGGTGATATCGTTCGTCTGGACCTGCCCAACCGCAGTCTCGACATGCTGGTGGATGAGGCGGAACTGGCCCGCCGCAAGGCCGAATGGGTGGCGCCTGAGCCGCGCTTCCAGCGCGGTTACGGCTGGATGTTCTCCCGCCACGTCACGCAGGCCGATCTTGGCTGCGATTTCGATTTTCTGGAAACGGGTTTCGGCAAATCTGCCGGTGAACCGGATATTTATTGA